From the Halomonas sp. MCCC 1A13316 genome, the window GGTGTCAGGCATACCTGCCATTTGCCAGACACCCTACCGACGGCTAACATCTGCCGACTGGATATGCCTAGCATGTCACCCTGATCCGCTCGATGTAGCGCAACGTAACTGGAGATTCACATGGCCAATAATGTCGATGTCACCAATGCCAACTTCGAGCAGGAAGTCCTGAAGGCAGAACAACCTGTACTGCTGAAGTTCTGGGCCCCTTGGTGCGGTCCCTGCAAGGTCATGGCCCCGGTGATCGACGAGGTAGCGGAAGAGCGTTCCGACAACCTCAAGGTGGTCAGCATCAACGTCGACGACGCCCCGGAGATCGCTGCCGAGCAGGGTGTACGTGGCGTTCCCACCGTCATGCTGTTCAAGTCGGGCTCCAAGGTCGCTTCGCTGGTAGGTGCACAGTCCAAGTCGCAACTGGTGCAATTCATCGACCAGAACGCCTGATACTCCAGGCAAGGCCTCAACGTTTGCAAACGCCCCGGCTCCTGCCGGGGCGTTTGCGTTTAGGTGCTCGTTTCATCATCGATTGGAGACGGCCACCGTTCACGCTTCGCTACTGCACTATCGGCAAGCGGCCGCTTGCCCGGCCCCAACAGGTAGGCCATCCAGCGCGTCTGAGGATGGCTGTCCAGGGCGATCTTGAGTGTCATGGTCAGCACCACCGAAAGCAGCATGCCGACTACGCCCAGCAGCCAGCCCCAAACCACCAGTGAAAGAAAAGCAACGAAGGCGGACAGTCCCAGCGCACGTCCCATCAGGCGTGGCTCGACCAGGTTGCCGAGTACGAAGTTGATGGCAAGGTAAGCCATCGCCAAGCCGAAGGCCGGCAACAAGCCACCGCCTTGAGCCACCAGCAGCAACAGCACCGGCGGCACGGCCGCAATGGCCGAACCGATATTAGGAATGTAATTGAGCGCAAAGGCCAGCACGCCCCACAGCAGAGGAAAATCTACCCCGGCCACCATGCAGGCCAGCCACGCCATGACACCCGTAGCCAAGCTAACGAAGGTCTTGACCGCGAGATAGCGCTTGAGAGTCTGACTGAACTCGTGGAAACGCTGCAGGCTGGCTGCCGGATCGTCGAGCGCGTGGGCCACCTTGCGCCGGAAGTTGAGTGTTTCGAACAGCATGAAGATGACCAGCAGTGCGACCACCACGCTCTGCATCAGCAAGTTGCCAAGCCCCTCAAGCAAGGCCGAGAACCAGTCTTCCTCGTTTTCGACTTCGACCAGGCCGGCCAGCGTGTCGGGATTGATCGCCAGCCCCATGGAGGCCATGCTGTCGAGCAGGTTGAGATACTGGTCGTAGAGCCGCCCCTCAATGCCAGGCAGCGCTTCGATGAAGGTACCGAAGGCATTGACTGCCAGCAGCCCCACCAAGGAGAGCCCCCCCCCGATCACCAGCAGGGTCACCACCACCGCCAGGCGTTGCCCCAATCCCAGGCGGTGGAGCCAGTTCACCGGGGAGGTGCAGATCACGGCGATGAACAAACCCAGCAGTATCGGGATGATCAGGTCGGCACCGGCCCGTATGCCGGCAATAATCACTACCAACGCCGCCAGGGCCAGCGTCAAGGTGAGCGGGCGTCCGTATCGCACGTTGTCGTCGCGGTAAATCATGCCATCTATCCCTGCCTGGCGTGTCCTGCTTATCATGACCCTTACCGGGCGGGCACACAAACTTGGCCGTTCGGGCGACAGGGGGCTGCCATGCCAGTTGGCCTGCCTGCCCCGCCCTGCGCGATTCTGCGCGACTACGCATGTTTGCCGCAAGGAGGCCT encodes:
- a CDS encoding AI-2E family transporter; the protein is MIYRDDNVRYGRPLTLTLALAALVVIIAGIRAGADLIIPILLGLFIAVICTSPVNWLHRLGLGQRLAVVVTLLVIGGGLSLVGLLAVNAFGTFIEALPGIEGRLYDQYLNLLDSMASMGLAINPDTLAGLVEVENEEDWFSALLEGLGNLLMQSVVVALLVIFMLFETLNFRRKVAHALDDPAASLQRFHEFSQTLKRYLAVKTFVSLATGVMAWLACMVAGVDFPLLWGVLAFALNYIPNIGSAIAAVPPVLLLLVAQGGGLLPAFGLAMAYLAINFVLGNLVEPRLMGRALGLSAFVAFLSLVVWGWLLGVVGMLLSVVLTMTLKIALDSHPQTRWMAYLLGPGKRPLADSAVAKRERWPSPIDDETST
- the trxA gene encoding thioredoxin — its product is MANNVDVTNANFEQEVLKAEQPVLLKFWAPWCGPCKVMAPVIDEVAEERSDNLKVVSINVDDAPEIAAEQGVRGVPTVMLFKSGSKVASLVGAQSKSQLVQFIDQNA